The DNA segment ACGTCGTCCAGCGGGCGGGGCGTGGAGGTGAAGCCCTGCAGCGGGGTGCGGAACCGGCCCTCCCAGTCGACGACGTCCTCGCGCCACAGGCGGCGCAGCAGGGCGTAGTTCTCGATGGCGAGGTTGATGCCCTCGCGGATGTCCTGGCCGAACCAGGGGTAGACCGGCCCGGTGTTGCCGCGCCCCATCATGACGTCCACCCGGCCGTCGGCCAGGTGCTGGAGCATGGCGAAGTCCTCGGCGATCTTCACCGGGTCGTTGGTGGTGACGAGGGTGGTCGAGGTGGAGAGGATCAGCCTCTCCGTGCGCGCGGCGATGTAGCCGAGCATGGTCGTCGGCGAGGACGGCACGAACGGCGGGTTGTGGTGCTCGCCGGTGGCGAACACGTCCAGGCCCACCTCTTCGGCCTTCAGCGCGATGGCGACCATGGCCTTGATCCGCTCACGCTCGGTGGGGGTGCGCCCCGTCGTGGGGTCGGCCGTGACGTCGCCGACGCTGAAGATCCCGAACTGCATGACCGCTCACCCTCCATGTTGTTTATGGTTCAACTATATCGGTGAACGGGTCCCCTGCCCCCGTTATTCCGAAACCGCGTGCGAAGCTGCCCGCATGCTGATCGCCCGCTCCGCCGCGCTGTTCGTCCTCGCCGCGATCCTGGAGATCGGGGGCGCCTGGCTGGTCTGGCAGGGCGTACGGGACAACCGCGGCTGGATGTGGGCGGCCGGCGGCGTCCTCGCCCTCGGCGCCTACGGGTTCGTCGCGACCTTCCAGCCCGACGCGCACTTCGGCCGCGTCCTCGCCGCGTACGGGGGGATCTTCGTCGCCGGTTCGCTCCTGTGGGGCGCGGTCGCCGACGGTTACCGCCCGGACCGCTGGGACATCACGGGCGCGCTGGTCTGCCTGGCCGGGATGGCCGTGATCATGTGGGCCCCGCGCAGCGGCTGACAGGCCGGGCGGACGAGGCACCCGCCCACGGCCGCCCGGGGCCGGTCCCCGGGCGGGCGAGAGGGCCCGGGCGGCCCCGCATATCCTGACCTGGCCCGGTACCGCAGTCGCCCGTATGGAGGAGCCCCATGGCCGCCGCACCACCGTCCGCAGCGTCGCGCATCGCCGTCGTCACCGGCGCGAGCAGCGGGATCGGGGCCGCCACGGCACGCGGGCTCGCCGAGGCCGGTTACCGCGTCGTCCTCACCGCCCGCCGCAAGGACCGGATCGAGGCGCTCGCCGGGGAACTGAACACGGCGGGCCACGCGGCGACCGCGTACCCGCTCGACGTCACCGACCGCGCGGCCGTCGACGAGTTCGCCACCGCGTTCAAGAGCATCGGCGTCCTGGTCAACAACGCCGGCGGGGCGCTGGGCGCCGACCCGGTCGCGACCGGCGACCCCGAGGACTGGCGCCGGATGTACGAGACGAACGTCATCGGCACCCTGCACCTCACCCAGGCCCTGCTGCCCAGGCTGGAGGCGAGCGGTGACGGCACGGTCGTCGTCGTGTCCTCGACGGCCGGGCACGCCACCTACGAGGGCGGCGCCGGCTATGCCGCCGCCAAGCACGGCGCCCACGTCCTCGCCGAGACCCTGCGCCTCGAGATCGTCGGCCGGCCCGTCCGCGTCATCGAGATCGCGCCCGGCATGGTGAAGACCGACGAGTTCGCCCTCACCCGTTTCGGCGGCGACGGGGCGAAGGCCGCCAAGGTGTACGAGGGCGTCGCCGAGCCCCTCACCGCGACGGACGTCGCCGACACCATCACCTGGGCGGTGACCCGCCCGAGCCACGTCAACATCGACCTGCTGGTGGTCCGCCCCCGCGCCCAGGCGTCGAACAGCAAGGTCCACCGGGAGCACTGACGCCCGGATCCGGGCGGATCCGCCCGGATCCGCTCAACCCTTCACGCAGACGACCTGCTTCAGCAACTGCTGGAGGGCGACCTCCTCCACCGACGCCGGGTCCGTCCACATCCGGATCGGCACCTTCGCGCCCGGCAATTCCACGTACGACATGTTTCCCCCTTCCCCCGAAAAGCAACAGAAGCACGAAAGCGCAAAAACCGT comes from the Streptomyces sp. KMM 9044 genome and includes:
- a CDS encoding YnfA family protein, which produces MLIARSAALFVLAAILEIGGAWLVWQGVRDNRGWMWAAGGVLALGAYGFVATFQPDAHFGRVLAAYGGIFVAGSLLWGAVADGYRPDRWDITGALVCLAGMAVIMWAPRSG
- a CDS encoding SDR family NAD(P)-dependent oxidoreductase; this translates as MAAAPPSAASRIAVVTGASSGIGAATARGLAEAGYRVVLTARRKDRIEALAGELNTAGHAATAYPLDVTDRAAVDEFATAFKSIGVLVNNAGGALGADPVATGDPEDWRRMYETNVIGTLHLTQALLPRLEASGDGTVVVVSSTAGHATYEGGAGYAAAKHGAHVLAETLRLEIVGRPVRVIEIAPGMVKTDEFALTRFGGDGAKAAKVYEGVAEPLTATDVADTITWAVTRPSHVNIDLLVVRPRAQASNSKVHREH